The following proteins are co-located in the Streptobacillus felis genome:
- a CDS encoding ATP-binding protein, protein MVNLSCNAIIPDGPLKPVEEIEESIRTTFRKDIYIKFLGAILEYGLISNGDKIAIAVSGGKDSLLLVKLFQELKKDKRFNFEFKAISLNPGFREEDLEHFKFNLKELNIDCEIIDTNIWKIANEMANEYPCFLCAKMRRGILYKNIEKMGYNKLALGHHFDDVIETTLINLFYGGTLKTMLPKMPSTSGNLTLIRPMVNVQEEDIIKFTKKNGIRAMNCGCVIEAGKTSSKRKEIKDMLENLEKNNPGLKQKVFKSMENINLDYVYGYKTKTEKFHIRENNKK, encoded by the coding sequence ATGGTTAATTTAAGTTGTAATGCAATAATACCTGATGGTCCATTAAAACCTGTTGAAGAAATAGAAGAAAGTATTAGAACTACTTTTAGAAAAGATATATACATTAAATTCTTAGGTGCTATTTTAGAATATGGACTAATAAGTAATGGAGATAAAATAGCTATTGCAGTTTCAGGGGGTAAAGATTCACTACTTTTAGTTAAATTATTCCAAGAATTGAAAAAAGATAAGAGATTTAATTTTGAATTTAAAGCTATAAGTTTAAATCCTGGTTTTAGAGAAGAAGATTTAGAACATTTTAAATTTAATTTGAAAGAATTAAATATAGATTGCGAAATAATAGACACTAACATTTGGAAGATAGCAAATGAAATGGCTAATGAATATCCATGTTTTCTATGTGCTAAAATGAGGAGAGGTATACTTTATAAAAATATTGAAAAAATGGGATATAACAAACTTGCTCTGGGTCATCATTTTGATGATGTGATTGAGACAACTCTTATAAATTTATTTTATGGTGGTACTTTAAAAACTATGTTACCAAAAATGCCATCTACTTCAGGTAACTTAACTCTAATTAGACCTATGGTAAATGTACAAGAAGAAGATATAATTAAATTTACTAAAAAAAATGGTATAAGAGCAATGAATTGTGGTTGTGTAATAGAAGCAGGAAAAACTTCAAGTAAGAGAAAAGAAATTAAGGATATGCTAGAGAATCTAGAAAAAAATAATCCTGGACTAAAACAAAAAGTATTTAAATCTATGGAAAATATAAATCTTGATTATGTATATGGTTATAAGACTAAAACTGAAAAATTTCATATTAGAGAAAATAACAAAAAATAA
- a CDS encoding heavy metal translocating P-type ATPase yields the protein MKYLICGIDCAACAAKLEEHLKKHESVKELNINFSTKTLFVNFINEDIDNIKNLVNYGKKIESSFEVKEEKKSDLEFKEELDNFKDQKLLMFVSLALFVLALIVDKFFYRYLKYDTDLYIYFIPFYLFSYALVAYPIIKDAVKSIMNGDFFNEKVLMTVASLLAIFIREYEEATGVMLFYTIGEYFQEYSVLKSRKGIRSLIDIKEKKVHLLNKENNKILDIDVEDINVGDIFYVKPGEQILLDGKIFVGSSELDTSMITGESLPRYFEKGDEVFAGMINLFNSLAIEVNRTYDESSIYKIIEMIENSGHHKSKMEKFVTKFSRYYTPIIFTLAIFIIFIPPLFFRNITIMDSLYSGIVLLVISCPCALVLSIPLTFFSGIGRAAKEGILIKGADIFDNIDKVDSVFLDKTGTITEGKFKVNSIFEDLGNIDLDIKEVYEYIYKAEENSNHPIAKSIINFINKKYNLIDNIDNTEKFYEYISLCEHCGCCHDYTEHYDKSNLRILNHDPIGHHYGDECLNHIKKIDNENKCDCEIHNHEEDCLRNVFAKNKVIIESKDMPGLGIEVLFEDRKIVIGKKQLLERNNIIIPNTYFLDEKNSTLVYVAIDNIFVALFVIKDRIKEDTKEAINLLRENGIRDIVMLTGDNENSAKEVSDVLGLDRVYSNLLPEDKLDILIKEKENKKILFVGDGINDAPVIAASDVGVAMGNIGQDITINTADIVLNTDSLIKISTLKSISNKMKMIVLQNLIFIILIKLIVIFFGIFNFMSMWVAVFADVGVTIIAVLNAMRMRYIKL from the coding sequence ATGAAATATTTGATATGTGGTATAGATTGTGCTGCTTGTGCTGCAAAACTTGAAGAACATTTAAAAAAACATGAAAGCGTAAAAGAATTAAATATTAACTTTTCAACTAAGACTCTATTTGTTAATTTTATTAATGAAGATATAGATAATATAAAAAACTTAGTAAATTATGGAAAAAAAATAGAAAGTTCGTTTGAAGTTAAAGAAGAAAAAAAATCGGATTTGGAATTTAAAGAAGAACTGGATAATTTTAAAGATCAAAAATTATTAATGTTTGTTTCTTTAGCATTATTTGTTTTAGCACTTATTGTAGATAAATTTTTTTATAGATATTTAAAATATGATACAGATTTATATATATATTTTATCCCATTTTACTTATTTTCTTATGCTTTAGTCGCTTATCCAATAATAAAGGATGCTGTTAAATCAATAATGAATGGAGATTTTTTCAATGAAAAGGTACTTATGACTGTTGCTTCATTACTTGCAATTTTTATAAGAGAATATGAAGAAGCTACAGGTGTTATGCTTTTTTACACTATAGGAGAATATTTTCAAGAATATTCGGTATTAAAGTCTAGAAAAGGTATTAGAAGTTTGATAGATATAAAAGAAAAAAAAGTTCATTTATTAAATAAGGAAAATAATAAAATATTAGATATTGATGTAGAAGATATTAATGTTGGAGATATTTTTTATGTTAAACCAGGGGAACAAATACTTTTAGATGGTAAAATTTTTGTTGGTAGTTCAGAACTTGACACTTCTATGATTACTGGGGAGTCACTACCAAGGTATTTTGAAAAAGGTGATGAAGTATTTGCAGGTATGATAAATTTATTTAATTCTTTAGCTATAGAAGTTAATAGAACTTATGATGAAAGTAGTATATATAAAATAATTGAAATGATAGAAAATTCAGGCCATCATAAATCAAAAATGGAAAAATTTGTAACAAAATTTTCAAGATATTATACACCAATTATATTTACTTTAGCTATTTTTATTATATTTATACCACCACTATTTTTTAGAAACATTACTATAATGGATTCATTATACAGTGGAATAGTGTTATTAGTAATATCTTGCCCATGTGCTTTAGTACTTTCAATACCATTAACTTTTTTTTCAGGTATAGGAAGAGCGGCAAAAGAGGGGATATTAATAAAAGGTGCAGATATATTTGATAATATTGATAAAGTTGATAGTGTTTTTTTAGATAAAACTGGGACAATTACAGAAGGTAAATTTAAAGTGAATTCTATATTTGAAGATTTAGGGAACATAGACCTAGATATAAAAGAAGTATATGAATATATATATAAAGCTGAGGAAAATTCTAATCATCCCATAGCAAAGTCGATAATAAATTTTATAAATAAAAAATATAATCTGATAGATAATATAGACAATACAGAAAAATTTTATGAATATATTAGTCTATGTGAACATTGTGGGTGTTGTCATGATTATACAGAACATTATGATAAATCTAATTTAAGGATACTAAATCATGATCCTATAGGACATCATTATGGTGATGAATGCTTAAATCATATAAAAAAAATAGATAATGAAAATAAATGTGATTGTGAAATACATAATCATGAAGAAGATTGCTTAAGGAATGTTTTTGCTAAAAATAAAGTTATTATAGAGAGTAAGGATATGCCTGGATTAGGGATAGAAGTACTCTTTGAAGATAGAAAAATAGTTATAGGGAAAAAACAATTGTTAGAAAGAAATAATATTATTATACCTAATACATATTTCTTGGATGAAAAGAATTCAACTTTAGTATATGTTGCTATTGATAATATATTTGTTGCACTTTTTGTAATAAAGGATAGAATTAAAGAAGATACTAAAGAAGCTATAAATTTATTAAGAGAAAATGGAATTAGAGATATAGTAATGTTAACAGGTGATAATGAAAATTCAGCTAAAGAAGTAAGCGATGTATTAGGATTAGATAGAGTATATTCAAATCTTTTACCAGAGGATAAGTTAGATATTTTAATTAAAGAAAAAGAAAATAAAAAGATTTTGTTTGTTGGAGATGGAATTAATGATGCTCCTGTAATAGCAGCTTCTGATGTTGGGGTTGCAATGGGGAATATAGGGCAAGATATTACAATTAATACAGCAGATATAGTTCTAAATACAGATAGTCTGATAAAAATTTCTACTTTAAAAAGTATTTCAAATAAAATGAAAATGATAGTGTTACAAAATCTTATATTTATAATTTTAATTAAATTAATAGTAATATTTTTTGGAATATTTAACTTTATGTCTATGTGGGTTGCTGTATTTGCAGATGTTGGAGTTACTATAATTGCAGTATTAAATGCTATGAGAATGAGATATATTAAATTATAA